In one window of Tenacibaculum mesophilum DNA:
- the priA gene encoding replication restart helicase PriA: MPYFIDVILPIPLQKTFTYTVTEAEASFLKKGMRVAVSFGKSKIYTALVFNIHQNAPEVYEAKDIHQILDDTPIITEQQLKHWQWISSYYMCSLGDVYRAALPSAFLLESETIIYKNENFEEEAILTDEEFLIFEALQHHSQLTIHQVADILGKKTVLPIINGLIEKSAIYIKEEIYETYKPKLVKYVRLHNNYNSNEGLQTLLEELSRAKKQREAVLTYFQLAAAKKPIKAKDLEEQSGASSAVLKALVEKDIFEFYHIQTDRINYQGETNQIKELNEFQQEAFNQIKTSFETQQVSLLHGVTGSGKTEIYVKLIKEVIAEGKQVLFLLPEIALTTQIITRLQNYFGNFISVFHSKYSMNERVEVWNNVLENKPKAQVILGARSSLFLPFSNLGLIVVDEEHETSYKQFEPSPRYNARDASVVLGHLHQAKVLLGSATPSIESYFNAKQNKYGFIELTRRFGNIQLPKIELIDIKEKHRKKEMNGHFSDRLLKMITEALDEKEQVILFQNRRGFSPVVECTTCGVSPQCPNCDVSLTYHKFRKELKCHYCHYQRAMPNSCGACGSATLDTKGFGTEQIELELKELFPNHNIGRMDLDTTRGKYGYQKIIGAFEAQEIDILVGTQMLSKGLDFENVSLVGILNADSMLNFPDFRAHERAFQLMVQVSGRAGRTKKQGNVAIQTYNPYHQILQQVSTNNYTEMYKEQLQDRWQFHYPPYYRLIKITLKHKDYTRVDNGINWLAKALQNVFHENVLGPTAPAVSRIRNQYIKNLVIKIPPKQSLGKTKEQLQKIKNTFEAVKDFRPIRFIVDVDAY, encoded by the coding sequence ATGCCATATTTCATCGACGTCATATTACCCATTCCGTTGCAAAAAACGTTTACCTATACGGTAACCGAAGCAGAAGCTTCTTTCTTAAAAAAAGGAATGCGTGTAGCGGTTTCTTTCGGAAAAAGTAAGATATATACCGCATTGGTGTTTAACATTCACCAAAATGCACCCGAAGTATACGAAGCCAAAGACATTCATCAAATATTAGATGATACGCCTATTATAACGGAACAACAGTTAAAACATTGGCAATGGATTTCGAGCTATTATATGTGCTCGTTAGGCGATGTATATAGAGCAGCTTTACCATCCGCTTTTCTGTTAGAAAGTGAAACCATCATCTATAAAAATGAAAACTTTGAAGAGGAAGCAATACTAACTGATGAAGAGTTTTTAATTTTTGAAGCCTTACAACATCATTCACAGTTAACCATTCATCAAGTTGCTGATATTTTAGGAAAGAAAACCGTACTTCCTATCATTAATGGGTTAATAGAGAAGAGTGCGATTTACATTAAAGAAGAAATTTACGAAACATACAAACCTAAACTGGTTAAGTATGTTCGGTTACATAACAACTATAACTCAAATGAAGGCTTACAAACGCTTTTAGAAGAACTTTCAAGAGCTAAAAAGCAACGAGAAGCGGTACTGACGTATTTTCAGTTAGCAGCGGCTAAAAAGCCTATAAAAGCAAAAGATTTAGAAGAGCAGTCGGGAGCTTCTTCCGCAGTTTTAAAAGCCTTGGTAGAGAAAGATATTTTTGAATTTTATCATATTCAAACCGATCGAATTAACTATCAAGGAGAAACGAATCAGATAAAAGAATTGAATGAGTTTCAACAAGAAGCCTTCAATCAAATAAAAACTTCTTTTGAAACACAACAGGTAAGTTTATTACACGGGGTTACAGGCTCAGGTAAGACAGAAATTTATGTAAAACTAATTAAAGAAGTGATTGCTGAAGGAAAACAGGTATTGTTTTTACTACCAGAAATCGCTTTAACAACCCAAATCATCACCCGTTTACAAAATTATTTTGGAAACTTTATTTCGGTATTCCACTCTAAATATTCGATGAACGAACGGGTAGAGGTGTGGAATAACGTGTTAGAAAACAAACCGAAAGCGCAGGTTATTTTAGGAGCGCGTTCTTCGTTGTTTTTACCATTTTCAAACTTAGGATTAATTGTAGTGGATGAAGAACACGAAACGTCGTACAAGCAATTTGAACCGTCACCACGTTACAACGCACGCGATGCTTCGGTAGTATTAGGTCATTTGCACCAAGCAAAAGTATTGTTAGGTTCTGCAACACCATCAATAGAGAGTTATTTTAATGCTAAGCAAAACAAATACGGATTTATAGAATTAACGCGTCGTTTTGGAAACATTCAATTGCCAAAAATTGAATTGATAGACATTAAAGAAAAGCATCGAAAAAAGGAAATGAACGGTCATTTTTCGGATCGTTTATTAAAAATGATTACCGAAGCTTTAGACGAAAAAGAACAGGTTATTTTATTTCAAAACCGACGTGGGTTTTCGCCTGTGGTAGAGTGTACTACTTGTGGAGTTTCTCCTCAATGTCCGAATTGTGATGTGAGTTTAACCTATCATAAATTCCGTAAAGAGTTAAAATGTCATTATTGCCATTACCAACGTGCAATGCCGAATAGCTGTGGAGCTTGTGGAAGTGCTACCTTAGATACCAAAGGTTTTGGAACGGAGCAAATAGAATTAGAACTCAAAGAGTTATTTCCAAATCATAACATTGGACGAATGGACTTGGATACCACGCGTGGTAAATATGGGTATCAAAAAATTATTGGGGCTTTTGAAGCACAAGAAATTGATATTTTGGTAGGAACGCAAATGCTTTCTAAAGGATTGGATTTTGAAAATGTATCGTTGGTAGGAATCTTAAATGCAGATTCTATGCTCAACTTTCCTGATTTTAGAGCTCATGAGCGTGCTTTTCAGCTCATGGTACAAGTATCGGGTAGGGCAGGACGTACCAAAAAACAAGGGAATGTAGCGATACAAACCTACAACCCATATCATCAAATTTTGCAGCAGGTATCTACTAATAATTATACAGAAATGTATAAAGAGCAGTTACAAGATCGTTGGCAATTTCATTATCCGCCGTACTATCGTTTGATAAAAATTACCCTAAAACACAAAGATTACACGCGTGTTGATAACGGTATCAACTGGTTAGCCAAAGCCTTACAAAATGTATTTCATGAAAATGTATTAGGTCCTACAGCACCTGCGGTTTCTCGTATCAGAAACCAGTATATTAAAAATTTGGTGATTAAAATTCCGCCAAAACAATCCTTAGGAAAAACCAAAGAACAGCTACAAAAAATTAAAAATACCTTTGAAGCCGTAAAAGATTTTAGACCTATCCGTTTTATTGTAGATGTGGATGCTTATTAA
- a CDS encoding gluzincin family metallopeptidase, translating into MKKIFLVLTIILSSIQLQAQEKAPMITGKVNISIKEGTFECDVTLSDIPHLKDYFIRLNSGMNVLHFRSKEPNDFLIYANKSWSDSTSTGESLAYYFAGNDGKFLPKSLQIKYVGKFPVVNDTIENYSRKDWKGNIAFNHNSLRTDGVQSAWYPVLYDIKKDKAFEKLRYDIKIVCEDCNTIYVNGSLPVKKQSTHFKSEIPQELTLFCGKYEYSNIDETYILNSDFTNEQINEFSSVINDYKKFYESKLNIPYELATVFVNTTPTSIKDGWMFVSYPTIMSIGWQNGLEKVIEPEYQNFYRPFIAHELGHFYFGTYKVFNSELGDMMSEGFAEYLALQLTKNNIGKDVYEEMINKKIENLQEFKKEAIPFSKIKSQSEYLNRQLYVYNYAPLIFLAIEKEIGEKKMWQWLNTILKTKTTYTNYDFLTTTLKSTINNDQLYENIKYLYFESKQSIDNAENKIVEK; encoded by the coding sequence ATGAAAAAAATCTTTTTAGTACTGACTATCATTTTATCATCAATTCAACTTCAAGCACAGGAGAAAGCCCCGATGATTACAGGAAAAGTAAACATTTCAATAAAAGAAGGAACATTTGAGTGTGATGTAACTTTAAGTGATATTCCTCATTTAAAAGATTATTTTATCAGACTTAATTCAGGAATGAATGTACTTCATTTTAGAAGTAAAGAACCTAATGACTTTTTGATTTATGCAAACAAATCCTGGTCAGACTCAACTTCTACAGGAGAGTCTTTAGCATATTATTTTGCTGGTAATGACGGGAAATTTCTACCCAAATCTTTACAAATAAAATATGTTGGTAAATTTCCGGTAGTGAATGATACCATTGAAAATTACAGCAGAAAAGATTGGAAGGGAAATATTGCTTTTAATCATAATTCTTTAAGAACTGACGGAGTTCAATCGGCTTGGTACCCTGTTCTTTATGATATAAAAAAAGATAAAGCTTTTGAAAAATTGAGATACGACATTAAAATTGTTTGTGAAGATTGCAATACAATTTATGTAAACGGAAGTTTACCTGTTAAAAAGCAGTCGACTCATTTTAAAAGTGAAATTCCACAAGAGTTAACACTTTTCTGTGGTAAATATGAATATTCCAATATTGATGAAACTTATATTTTGAATTCCGATTTTACCAACGAACAAATAAACGAATTTAGTTCTGTTATTAACGATTACAAGAAATTTTATGAATCCAAACTCAATATTCCGTATGAGCTAGCAACGGTTTTTGTAAATACTACACCAACGTCAATAAAAGACGGCTGGATGTTTGTATCATATCCAACAATTATGAGCATTGGTTGGCAAAATGGATTAGAGAAGGTTATAGAACCAGAATATCAAAATTTTTACCGTCCATTTATCGCTCACGAATTAGGTCATTTTTATTTCGGTACATATAAAGTATTTAATTCCGAACTCGGGGATATGATGAGTGAAGGTTTTGCAGAATATTTAGCTTTACAGCTAACTAAAAATAATATCGGAAAAGATGTTTATGAAGAAATGATAAATAAAAAGATTGAAAATTTACAAGAATTTAAAAAAGAAGCTATCCCTTTTAGCAAAATAAAATCACAATCAGAGTATTTAAACAGGCAGTTATACGTTTATAATTATGCACCGCTTATTTTTCTTGCTATCGAAAAAGAAATTGGAGAGAAGAAAATGTGGCAATGGTTAAATACTATTTTAAAAACTAAAACCACTTATACAAATTATGACTTTTTAACTACCACACTAAAATCAACAATTAATAACGACCAACTATATGAAAATATTAAATATTTGTATTTTGAAAGCAAGCAATCAATTGATAATGCCGAAAATAAAATTGTGGAAAAATAA
- a CDS encoding FEKKY domain-containing protein: MKKKIKLLTISLLAFITIGHSQSNDTIRGKIISSITRKKPVGEIVISEKGSTDFIKADSLGYFKFITKNKKSEYHLVIIAGDYDVQEFVFKSKWLNYKRPKHIVVNAKCRLNKEKASSDWKAGKAKLYLMSGITPIATTKKDKRFERKYGLKYYDFGCEARLPECLIDYNTRVFKNLDLTFGRKWRKNVRKEVIGYQ; this comes from the coding sequence ATGAAAAAGAAAATAAAATTGCTAACAATTAGTCTTCTAGCGTTTATAACTATAGGACATTCACAATCAAACGATACAATAAGAGGGAAAATTATTTCTTCTATCACTCGCAAAAAACCAGTAGGAGAAATAGTTATCTCTGAAAAAGGTAGTACTGATTTTATTAAAGCAGATAGCTTAGGCTATTTTAAATTTATAACCAAAAACAAAAAATCTGAATATCATTTAGTTATAATTGCAGGAGATTATGATGTTCAAGAATTTGTCTTTAAATCTAAATGGTTAAACTATAAAAGACCTAAACATATAGTTGTTAATGCTAAATGTAGACTGAATAAAGAGAAAGCCTCATCAGATTGGAAAGCTGGGAAAGCTAAGCTTTATTTAATGAGTGGAATTACCCCCATAGCTACTACTAAAAAAGATAAAAGATTTGAAAGAAAATATGGGCTTAAATATTACGATTTTGGTTGTGAAGCAAGACTACCTGAATGCTTAATTGATTACAATACAAGGGTTTTTAAAAATTTAGATTTAACATTTGGAAGGAAATGGAGAAAGAATGTAAGGAAAGAGGTTATTGGGTATCAATAA
- a CDS encoding (S)-benzoin forming benzil reductase, translating into MNIIIITGGSKGIGKALAEKYAQENYRVYSLSRSIVDLENVVQLSVDLSDTKATHNTFKMLLDEIQKLEVSSITLMNNAGRLGTIANLENIPSEDIAKSIHLNTTTPLILSSLFIEATQQLMCKKQIISISSGAAVKPYEGWSIYCTSKAAIDMMTKTIAAEQNELEHGVKCNAIYPGVVDTNMQTDIRSTNEKDFKNVQRFIDLKENDQLYTPEYVAETIFTIDTQNKLQNGDIVDIRNFDND; encoded by the coding sequence ATGAACATTATCATCATCACCGGAGGAAGTAAAGGAATCGGTAAAGCCTTAGCCGAAAAATATGCACAAGAAAATTACAGAGTATACTCACTATCCAGAAGCATTGTCGATTTGGAAAATGTGGTACAGCTTTCTGTAGATTTATCTGATACCAAAGCCACGCATAACACATTTAAAATGTTATTAGACGAAATTCAGAAATTGGAAGTTTCATCGATTACCTTGATGAATAATGCCGGAAGACTCGGTACCATAGCGAACCTAGAAAACATTCCTTCGGAAGATATTGCCAAAAGCATTCATTTGAATACCACTACTCCACTTATTTTATCCAGTTTGTTTATTGAAGCGACACAACAGTTGATGTGTAAAAAGCAGATTATTAGTATTTCATCTGGAGCAGCCGTAAAACCTTATGAAGGTTGGAGTATTTACTGTACGTCTAAAGCTGCGATTGATATGATGACCAAAACCATTGCTGCGGAACAAAACGAGCTTGAACATGGTGTAAAGTGTAATGCTATTTACCCTGGTGTGGTAGATACCAATATGCAAACTGATATTAGAAGTACCAATGAAAAAGATTTTAAAAACGTACAACGTTTTATCGATTTAAAAGAAAACGACCAGTTGTACACTCCTGAGTACGTTGCTGAAACCATTTTTACCATAGACACCCAAAACAAACTACAAAATGGGGATATTGTGGATATTCGGAATTTTGATAATGATTAG
- the mazG gene encoding nucleoside triphosphate pyrophosphohydrolase, giving the protein MNTRKQQLAAFNRLLDIMDDLREKCPWDKKQTLQSLRHLTIEETYELADAILDNDLQEIKKELGDVLLHIVFYAKIGSEKQAFDIADVANAISDKLIDRHPHIYGDVVVENEEDVKKNWEKLKLKEGNKSVLEGVPKSLPAVVKANRIQDKVAGVGFDWEEPHQVWEKVQEELSELNDEIKNNNQEKIEKEFGDVLFSMINYARFIGVNPENALEKTNKKFINRFQFLEEAAKKEGKQLSDMTLAEMDVHWENSKEFFK; this is encoded by the coding sequence GTGAATACTCGTAAGCAACAGTTAGCCGCCTTTAATCGTTTGTTAGACATCATGGACGATCTTCGTGAGAAGTGTCCGTGGGATAAAAAACAAACCTTACAAAGTCTGCGTCATTTAACTATTGAAGAAACTTACGAATTAGCAGATGCTATTTTAGACAACGATTTACAAGAAATAAAAAAAGAATTAGGCGATGTGCTTTTGCACATCGTCTTTTATGCTAAAATAGGTAGCGAAAAACAAGCTTTTGACATTGCTGACGTTGCCAACGCCATCTCAGACAAACTTATCGATCGTCATCCGCATATTTATGGTGATGTAGTTGTTGAAAACGAAGAAGACGTTAAGAAAAACTGGGAAAAGCTCAAACTAAAAGAAGGTAATAAATCGGTTTTAGAAGGTGTTCCTAAAAGTTTACCTGCGGTAGTAAAAGCCAATCGTATTCAAGATAAGGTTGCAGGTGTTGGTTTTGATTGGGAAGAACCACATCAAGTGTGGGAAAAGGTTCAAGAAGAGCTTTCTGAATTGAACGACGAAATTAAAAACAACAATCAAGAGAAAATAGAAAAAGAGTTTGGAGACGTGTTGTTCTCCATGATTAACTACGCACGTTTTATTGGGGTAAACCCCGAAAATGCACTGGAAAAAACCAACAAAAAATTCATCAATCGCTTTCAGTTTTTAGAAGAAGCTGCCAAAAAAGAAGGCAAGCAACTTTCTGACATGACCCTCGCTGAAATGGATGTGCATTGGGAGAATTCGAAAGAATTCTTCAAATAA
- a CDS encoding DUF5606 family protein: protein MEFNKIIAVTGKPGLYEILSQTKTGVIVKSIVDGKRFPITATHNVSLLENIAIYTYEEEVPLAQVFKNIADKEDGKDAISHKESANKLTEYFGEVLPGFDEERVYASNIKKVIQWYNILAKAEFDFSTLTEAEETTTEEA from the coding sequence ATGGAATTTAACAAAATTATAGCTGTAACAGGTAAGCCAGGTTTGTATGAAATTTTATCACAAACTAAAACAGGAGTTATCGTAAAATCTATTGTTGACGGTAAACGTTTTCCTATTACTGCAACTCATAACGTAAGCTTATTAGAAAACATTGCTATTTACACGTACGAAGAAGAAGTGCCTTTAGCGCAAGTATTTAAAAATATTGCTGATAAAGAAGATGGTAAAGATGCAATTTCTCACAAAGAAAGTGCTAATAAATTAACGGAGTACTTCGGAGAAGTTTTACCTGGGTTTGATGAAGAACGTGTATACGCTTCAAACATTAAAAAAGTAATTCAGTGGTACAATATTTTAGCGAAAGCTGAATTTGATTTTAGTACGTTAACTGAAGCTGAAGAAACAACTACAGAAGAAGCTTAA
- the def gene encoding peptide deformylase — protein MILPIVAYGDPVLRKVGKEIDKDYPQLDKLIADMRETMYNANGLGLAAPQIGKDIRLFVIDASPFAEDDDLSEEEKEVFKNFNRVFINAKIIKEEGEEWAFNEGCLSIPTVNEDVFRQEKVTIEYQDENFEKHTETLSGLPARVFQHEYDHIEGVLFTDKLSSLKKRLIKKKLDNISKGKVNAGYRMRFPNAKR, from the coding sequence ATGATTTTACCCATTGTAGCATACGGAGATCCCGTTTTACGTAAAGTAGGAAAAGAAATCGATAAAGACTATCCGCAGTTAGACAAATTAATTGCCGATATGAGAGAAACTATGTACAATGCTAACGGACTTGGTTTAGCAGCTCCTCAAATAGGAAAAGACATTCGTTTGTTTGTTATTGATGCCTCTCCTTTTGCAGAAGATGACGATTTAAGTGAAGAGGAAAAAGAAGTTTTCAAAAACTTTAATCGCGTATTTATCAATGCTAAAATCATTAAAGAAGAAGGTGAGGAATGGGCTTTTAACGAAGGGTGTTTAAGTATACCTACTGTTAATGAAGATGTTTTTCGCCAAGAAAAAGTTACTATTGAATACCAAGATGAAAATTTTGAAAAACACACAGAAACGTTAAGCGGATTACCTGCACGTGTTTTTCAACATGAATACGATCATATTGAAGGAGTTTTGTTTACCGACAAACTTTCTTCACTAAAGAAACGATTAATTAAAAAGAAATTAGACAATATTTCTAAGGGGAAAGTAAACGCTGGATATCGCATGCGTTTTCCTAATGCTAAGAGATAA
- the ruvX gene encoding Holliday junction resolvase RuvX, translating to MGRILAIDFGKKRTGIAVTDELQIIASGLTTVDTSKLIPFLKDYTQKENVELFLVGKPKQMDNSDSESEVLILPFLEKLEKAIPSIPIKRVDERFTSKMAFQTMIDSGLKKKQRQNKALVDEISATIILQSYLYNK from the coding sequence ATGGGCAGGATATTAGCCATAGATTTTGGAAAAAAAAGAACAGGAATTGCGGTAACCGATGAGCTTCAAATTATTGCCTCAGGATTAACAACTGTGGATACCTCTAAACTTATTCCGTTTTTAAAAGATTACACACAAAAAGAAAATGTTGAACTTTTTTTAGTAGGAAAACCAAAGCAGATGGATAATTCTGATAGTGAAAGTGAAGTTCTTATTCTTCCTTTTCTCGAAAAACTTGAAAAAGCGATTCCTTCTATCCCTATAAAACGTGTAGATGAGCGTTTTACCTCTAAAATGGCTTTTCAAACTATGATTGATAGCGGTTTGAAGAAAAAACAACGTCAAAACAAAGCTTTGGTAGACGAAATAAGTGCGACAATCATCTTACAATCGTATTTATATAACAAATAA
- a CDS encoding 2,3,4,5-tetrahydropyridine-2,6-dicarboxylate N-succinyltransferase, whose product MTELQSIIEKAWDNRDLLKEETTINAIRKVVDLLDAGDLRVAEPTDNGWQVNEWVKKAVVLYFPIQKMETLEAGIFEYHDKIPLKRGYEAKGIRVVPNAVARHGAYISAGTILMPSYVNIGAYVDEGTMVDTWATVGSCAQIGKNVHLSGGVGIGGVLEPLQAAPVIIEDGAFIGSRCIVVEGVRVEKEAVLGANVVLTMSTKIIDVTGDEPVEMKGVVPARSVVIPGSYTKKFAAGEYQVPCALIIGKRKESTNKKTSLNDALREYDVAV is encoded by the coding sequence ATGACAGAATTACAATCAATTATAGAAAAAGCGTGGGATAACCGCGATTTACTGAAGGAAGAAACTACGATTAATGCTATTAGAAAAGTAGTAGATTTATTAGATGCAGGAGATTTACGTGTTGCTGAACCAACAGACAATGGATGGCAGGTAAACGAATGGGTAAAGAAAGCAGTAGTATTATACTTCCCAATTCAAAAAATGGAAACGTTAGAGGCAGGTATTTTTGAATATCACGATAAAATTCCATTAAAAAGAGGTTATGAAGCAAAAGGAATTCGTGTAGTACCAAATGCAGTAGCTCGTCACGGAGCCTATATTTCAGCAGGAACTATTTTAATGCCTAGTTATGTGAATATAGGAGCGTATGTTGATGAAGGAACTATGGTAGATACTTGGGCAACTGTAGGTTCTTGTGCACAAATTGGTAAAAACGTACACTTATCTGGTGGAGTAGGAATTGGAGGGGTTTTAGAGCCTTTACAAGCAGCACCAGTAATTATTGAAGACGGAGCTTTTATCGGTTCTCGTTGTATTGTTGTTGAGGGAGTTAGAGTAGAGAAGGAGGCTGTTTTAGGTGCGAATGTAGTATTAACAATGAGTACTAAAATTATTGATGTAACAGGTGATGAACCAGTTGAAATGAAAGGAGTAGTACCAGCACGTTCTGTAGTAATTCCTGGAAGTTACACCAAGAAGTTTGCTGCAGGTGAATATCAAGTTCCTTGTGCTTTAATTATTGGTAAACGTAAAGAGAGTACAAACAAAAAAACGTCGTTGAATGATGCTCTTAGAGAGTATGATGTAGCGGTTTAA
- a CDS encoding Stealth CR1 domain-containing protein — protein MEIDVVFMWVDGSDPKHRNKMNTYLNAKKELSSKEIKSRYNQVDEIEFAVKSVIKNASFVRNIFILTDNQVPKFLLDKEQRNSLYKKVKMVDHTDVFKGYEEYLPTFNSRAIASMLYKIPGLSEHFICMCDDFFLINKTSPEDYFKNNVPRLRGEWKSFDENILHKKVYRSFLKLIGKPKKENFAGHFKAQQIIAKKLGFKKYYKLHHVPMPMRKSTFEEYFKENQNEFINNIKHRFRHPSQFLIESLVNHLEIKNSSSELLKDYQLIYIQNFKKPILWLKYKVLIKSKNKDKLFLCLQSLDQASKSKLNFILNWFELKFK, from the coding sequence ATGGAAATAGATGTAGTTTTTATGTGGGTTGATGGAAGTGATCCTAAGCATAGGAATAAGATGAACACTTATTTAAATGCAAAGAAAGAGCTTTCGAGTAAAGAAATAAAATCTAGATATAATCAAGTAGATGAAATTGAGTTTGCTGTTAAATCTGTAATTAAAAATGCAAGTTTTGTAAGGAATATTTTTATACTTACAGATAATCAAGTACCTAAATTTTTGTTAGATAAAGAACAGAGAAATAGTTTGTACAAGAAGGTTAAAATGGTTGATCATACAGATGTCTTTAAAGGGTATGAAGAATATTTACCAACATTTAATTCTAGAGCAATAGCAAGCATGCTATATAAAATTCCAGGTTTATCTGAACATTTTATATGTATGTGCGATGATTTTTTTTTAATAAATAAAACATCTCCTGAAGATTATTTCAAAAATAATGTACCTAGGTTAAGAGGGGAATGGAAATCTTTTGATGAAAATATATTACATAAAAAAGTGTATAGATCTTTTTTAAAGTTAATAGGTAAACCAAAAAAAGAAAATTTCGCAGGACATTTTAAAGCTCAACAAATCATAGCAAAAAAGTTAGGATTTAAAAAGTATTATAAGCTACATCATGTTCCTATGCCTATGAGAAAATCTACTTTTGAAGAATATTTTAAAGAAAATCAAAATGAATTTATAAATAATATTAAACATCGATTTAGACACCCTTCCCAGTTCTTAATAGAGTCTTTGGTTAATCACTTAGAGATTAAAAACAGTTCAAGTGAGTTATTGAAAGATTATCAACTTATATATATACAGAATTTTAAAAAACCGATTCTTTGGTTAAAGTATAAGGTGTTAATAAAATCAAAAAATAAAGACAAGCTATTTTTATGTCTTCAAAGTCTAGATCAAGCTTCTAAGAGTAAGCTCAACTTTATTTTAAATTGGTTTGAATTGAAATTTAAATAG
- a CDS encoding L-threonylcarbamoyladenylate synthase has translation MNRISEILFFLKKGSTILYPTDTVWGVGCDATNEEAVKKVYKLKNREESKSLIILVDSIEMLQNYIENIPEKAFEILKTSEKPTTIIYNSPKGLAPNTIAVDNTIAIRIPKDEFCIQLIREFGKPIVSTSANVSGEPTPKSFLEISEEIKQNVDFVVKVNIDKVSTKASTILKIEKGSIITIRK, from the coding sequence TTGAATAGAATATCAGAAATATTATTTTTTTTAAAAAAAGGAAGTACAATTCTTTATCCAACCGATACAGTTTGGGGAGTAGGTTGTGATGCTACAAATGAAGAAGCTGTAAAAAAGGTTTATAAATTAAAAAACAGGGAAGAATCGAAGAGCCTTATCATTTTGGTAGACTCTATTGAAATGTTGCAAAATTATATAGAAAACATCCCTGAAAAAGCTTTTGAAATTTTAAAGACATCAGAAAAACCAACTACTATTATTTATAATAGTCCAAAAGGTTTAGCTCCCAATACGATTGCAGTTGATAATACAATTGCTATTCGTATTCCAAAGGACGAGTTTTGTATTCAGTTAATTAGAGAATTTGGAAAACCTATTGTTTCTACTTCTGCAAATGTAAGTGGAGAGCCTACGCCAAAATCATTTTTAGAAATAAGTGAAGAAATAAAACAAAATGTTGATTTTGTTGTAAAGGTCAATATAGATAAGGTTTCAACAAAAGCTTCTACAATTTTAAAAATAGAAAAAGGGAGTATTATAACAATAAGAAAATAG